The Bradyrhizobium oligotrophicum S58 genome contains the following window.
CGGTCCGGTCGGGCTCGCGGGCGACAAGCAGGTGATCGTGGCTTCGACGCGCGGCGGCGTCTACACCGGCGGCCCGTTGGCGGGGCTGGATTTTCAGGAGCCCTATCTCAAGGCCGTATTCGGCTTCATGGGCGTCACGAAGCTCCAGTTCGTCCGCGCCGAGAGGATGTCGAAGGGCCCCGACGCGCGCAGCGAATCGATGGCCGCGGCTCATCAGTCGATATCGTCCATCGTCTCGCAAGCCTTGATCTCGCAAGCCTTGGCGGTCTGACGTACGCGCAACTCACAGCTACCGGAGAGGTCCCATGATCTATATCGTTACACTGAGCTATGTGCGCCCGCTCGATGAAGTGAACGCGCAGCTCGACGGCCATCGCGACTGGCTGATCCAGCATACCAAGGCCGGACGCATTCTCGTGACCGGTCCGCTTGAACCTCGAACCGGCGGACTGCTGCTCGTTCGCTGCGCCGATCGAGCGGGGCTCGATCGCATGATGAACGAAGATCCCTTCGTGGTGCATCGGCTGGTCGAGGTCGAGGTCAGGGCGTTCACGCCCATGCTCCGCGCCGCCGCTTTCCCCGCCGAGTGGGCCGAGGAGGCAAAGCCGATCTGACAGGCTGGACTTGGAGCGTTCGCGCGATCCTGCGCGGTGCATACTGGCTCAAGGGTTGATGCTCGGCCCGGCCATTGGTTATAGCGAGCGCGATCAGGCCGAGATCGCAAGGCGAGGTAGGACGGCAGCGTTGTGCTGCGGACCTCCTCGCCTTTCTCGGCCGAACGAAATCAGCTTGCTTTGCTCATGATGTTGACCAGATCGGCGTCGGCCGGAGCATCGGCCGGCACCAGCGTGG
Protein-coding sequences here:
- a CDS encoding YciI family protein, yielding MIYIVTLSYVRPLDEVNAQLDGHRDWLIQHTKAGRILVTGPLEPRTGGLLLVRCADRAGLDRMMNEDPFVVHRLVEVEVRAFTPMLRAAAFPAEWAEEAKPI